From a single Nocardioides panacis genomic region:
- a CDS encoding FAD-binding oxidoreductase gives MSDTRTTELTLDAAFQGSTIRPGDRDYDAARAIYNGSIDRRPVLIARPHGAADVIDAVTYARETGLPLSVRCGGHGVAGTSLAEGGVLIDLSAMKGVHSDPARGTAVAEGGALWGEYDRDVALTGRATPGGRVTTTGVGGFCLGGGYGWLSPVHGLTCDNLVAADVVTADGRLVRATEDENSDLLWGLRGAGANFGVVTSYELRTHPVPPAMLAGMLIVPNDDQAAEVVAGYREYVERAPEQLVTAVATVLAPPEPFVPPELVGSPVLGVIALWVGEPGDGEAFVRPLRDLTAHGMDLVQPMPYTAFQAMLDGFAPKGWMNYHRGLHLAALDDGIIEPFLQAGRHIGSPMTQGILFRHGGAVSRVPEDATAAGHRDSAYMAHPIACWATPAETEHEMAWVQEFSAAVATATTGGTYLNFEPGTSIADVKSGFGEEKYQRLVGLKDVWDPGNLFRSNHNVPPTGWTPEARVPRQSRT, from the coding sequence ATGTCCGACACACGCACGACCGAGCTCACCCTCGACGCCGCGTTCCAGGGCAGCACCATCCGGCCCGGTGACCGCGACTACGACGCGGCCCGGGCGATCTACAACGGCAGCATCGACCGGAGGCCGGTGCTGATCGCGCGTCCGCACGGCGCCGCCGACGTGATCGACGCCGTCACCTACGCCCGGGAGACGGGTCTGCCCCTGTCGGTGCGCTGCGGCGGCCACGGCGTCGCCGGCACCTCACTGGCCGAGGGCGGCGTGCTGATCGACCTCTCCGCGATGAAGGGCGTGCACTCCGACCCGGCGCGGGGCACCGCCGTCGCGGAGGGCGGCGCGCTGTGGGGCGAGTACGACCGCGACGTCGCGCTGACCGGACGGGCCACCCCCGGCGGCCGGGTCACCACCACCGGGGTGGGCGGCTTCTGCCTCGGCGGCGGGTACGGCTGGCTGTCCCCGGTGCACGGCCTGACCTGCGACAACCTGGTCGCCGCCGACGTGGTCACCGCCGACGGCCGGCTGGTGCGGGCCACCGAGGACGAGAACAGCGACCTGCTGTGGGGGCTGCGCGGCGCCGGCGCCAACTTCGGCGTCGTCACGTCCTACGAGCTGCGCACCCACCCGGTGCCGCCGGCGATGCTCGCCGGCATGCTGATCGTGCCCAACGACGACCAGGCCGCCGAGGTCGTGGCCGGCTACCGGGAGTACGTCGAGCGGGCCCCCGAGCAGCTGGTCACCGCGGTGGCGACCGTCCTCGCGCCGCCGGAGCCGTTCGTCCCGCCGGAGCTGGTCGGCTCGCCGGTGCTCGGCGTGATCGCGCTCTGGGTGGGCGAGCCCGGTGACGGCGAGGCGTTCGTCCGCCCGCTGCGCGACCTGACCGCGCACGGCATGGACCTGGTGCAGCCGATGCCCTACACGGCGTTCCAGGCGATGCTCGACGGGTTCGCCCCGAAGGGCTGGATGAACTACCACCGCGGCCTGCACCTGGCCGCGCTGGACGACGGCATCATCGAGCCGTTCCTGCAGGCCGGCCGGCACATCGGCTCGCCGATGACCCAGGGCATCCTGTTCCGGCACGGCGGCGCGGTCTCCCGGGTGCCCGAGGACGCGACGGCGGCCGGGCACCGGGACTCCGCCTACATGGCGCACCCGATCGCCTGCTGGGCGACCCCGGCCGAGACCGAGCACGAGATGGCCTGGGTGCAGGAGTTCTCCGCGGCCGTGGCCACCGCGACCACGGGCGGCACCTACCTCAACTTCGAGCCCGGTACGTCGATCGCGGACGTTAAGTCCGGCTTCGGGGAGGAGAAGTACCAGCGCCTGGTCGGGCTCAAGGACGTCTGGGACCCGGGCAACCTGTTCCGGTCGAACCACAACGTCCCGCCGACCGGCTGGACCCCGGAAGCCAGGGTGCCGCGTCAGTCCCGGACCTGA
- a CDS encoding cobalamin B12-binding domain-containing protein: MTTEVAWGQQVEEYLSALNRGDRSGALQQARALRAEGHELLELILRLIAPAQLRVGELWVSDSWSVAQEHAATAISEAVLTTLAVEREEQARAPEDAPSVVVSCVEQEWHALPALMITEQLRASGFAVSYLGANSSSQGLVRHIHDTGPSAVLLSCALSSFLPLTRREIEAVRETGTPVVVGGSAFDAGGHRARVLGATAFATGATDVAEALAGLPTAVPPAPPLTHDGAEEAFVVFAARESLADEVSRRVLRSLDADPAEGHAHGWRRVLDDQLPHLVGSVAGALVCDDPRVVSDALAWGELVLGNRDAPAGTGTALRDALADALHDLPAATRLLDGVPPPR; encoded by the coding sequence GTGACCACCGAGGTCGCCTGGGGGCAGCAGGTGGAGGAGTACCTCTCGGCGCTGAACCGGGGCGACCGCTCCGGCGCCCTGCAGCAGGCCCGGGCGCTGCGCGCCGAGGGGCACGAGCTGCTGGAGCTGATCCTGCGGCTCATCGCCCCGGCCCAGCTGCGGGTCGGCGAGCTGTGGGTCTCCGACAGCTGGAGCGTGGCGCAGGAGCACGCGGCCACCGCGATCAGCGAGGCGGTGCTGACCACGCTGGCCGTCGAGCGCGAGGAGCAGGCGCGGGCCCCGGAGGACGCCCCCTCGGTGGTGGTGTCCTGCGTGGAGCAGGAGTGGCACGCGTTGCCCGCCCTGATGATCACCGAGCAGCTGCGTGCGAGCGGCTTCGCGGTCAGCTACCTCGGCGCGAACTCCTCCTCCCAGGGGCTGGTCCGGCACATCCACGACACCGGCCCGAGCGCGGTGCTGCTGAGCTGTGCGCTCTCCTCGTTCCTGCCGCTCACCCGGCGGGAGATCGAGGCGGTGCGCGAGACCGGCACCCCAGTGGTGGTGGGCGGCTCGGCGTTCGACGCCGGCGGTCACCGGGCCCGGGTCCTCGGCGCGACGGCCTTCGCCACCGGCGCCACCGACGTCGCCGAGGCGCTGGCCGGGCTGCCGACCGCCGTACCCCCGGCCCCGCCGCTGACCCACGACGGCGCCGAGGAGGCCTTCGTCGTCTTCGCCGCCCGGGAGTCGCTCGCCGACGAGGTGTCCCGCAGGGTGCTGCGGTCGCTCGACGCCGACCCGGCCGAGGGGCACGCGCACGGCTGGCGGCGGGTACTGGACGACCAGCTGCCGCACCTGGTCGGCAGCGTGGCGGGGGCGCTGGTCTGCGACGACCCGCGTGTCGTCTCCGACGCCCTGGCCTGGGGCGAGCTGGTGCTCGGGAACCGCGACGCCCCCGCCGGCACCGGTACGGCGCTGCGCGACGCCCTGGCCGACGCGCTGCACGACCTGCCGGCCGCGACCCGGCTGCTCGACGGCGTCCCGCCACCGCGCTGA
- a CDS encoding PP2C family protein-serine/threonine phosphatase translates to MARGLSGALHTDRAVDLVLEMLVGPVVDWAQITLVDRSQLRFRSRGPDGRLLTGRLPVEDVPESSSLGRALFTGATDLLMVPDGGDTDSATLASAVPSETLRGSLTSIRPMDLLTIAMSARGTTYGALTIAQRCGNGFDERAVAFLEDFAHRVAVTLDTTRALAESRRVATVLSRELVPPSLPDLAGVAFGTYYRVAYEQEALGGDFYDVHGDDDGWTAVVGDVCGKGVEAAVLTGKVRQAVRTASLVDRDPSRVLDLANRTLVSDSDETFVTAVCARGRKVGDVLHLDIASAGHPEPLVVRRDGSVEQVPVSGTVLGLLPSSTYTSVSIELAEGETCLFYTDGVAEAPGHRTRFGDDRMREVLLATGACHVTAQVESVAVALSTHLRDRAHDDIAILAVQSIGER, encoded by the coding sequence GTGGCCCGGGGGCTGTCCGGCGCCCTGCACACCGACCGCGCCGTCGACCTGGTGCTGGAGATGCTGGTCGGCCCGGTCGTCGACTGGGCGCAGATCACCCTGGTCGACCGCAGCCAGCTCCGGTTCCGCTCCCGCGGCCCGGACGGCCGGCTGCTCACCGGCCGGCTCCCGGTCGAGGACGTGCCGGAGTCCTCCAGCCTGGGACGGGCGCTGTTCACCGGCGCCACCGACCTCCTGATGGTCCCCGACGGCGGCGACACCGACAGCGCCACGCTGGCCTCCGCGGTGCCCTCCGAGACGCTGCGCGGGTCGCTCACGTCGATCCGGCCGATGGATCTGCTGACCATCGCGATGTCGGCCCGCGGGACGACGTACGGCGCCCTGACGATCGCCCAGCGCTGCGGCAACGGCTTCGACGAGCGGGCCGTCGCGTTCCTCGAGGACTTCGCCCACCGGGTCGCGGTCACGCTGGACACCACCCGGGCGCTGGCCGAGTCGCGCCGCGTCGCCACCGTGCTGTCCCGCGAGCTCGTGCCGCCGAGCCTGCCCGACCTCGCAGGTGTCGCGTTCGGCACCTACTACCGGGTGGCCTACGAGCAGGAGGCCCTCGGCGGCGACTTCTACGACGTGCACGGGGACGACGACGGCTGGACCGCCGTGGTGGGCGACGTCTGCGGCAAGGGCGTCGAGGCGGCGGTGCTCACCGGCAAGGTGCGCCAGGCCGTGCGCACCGCCTCGCTCGTGGACCGGGACCCGAGCCGGGTCCTCGACCTGGCCAACCGCACCCTGGTGTCCGACTCCGACGAGACGTTCGTGACCGCCGTGTGCGCGCGGGGCCGCAAGGTCGGCGACGTGCTGCACCTCGACATCGCCTCCGCCGGCCACCCCGAGCCCCTCGTCGTGCGGCGCGACGGGTCGGTGGAGCAGGTGCCGGTGTCCGGCACGGTGCTCGGCCTGCTCCCGAGCTCGACCTACACCTCGGTCAGCATCGAGCTCGCCGAGGGCGAGACCTGCCTGTTCTACACCGACGGGGTCGCCGAGGCCCCGGGCCACCGCACCCGGTTCGGCGACGACAGGATGCGCGAGGTGCTGCTGGCGACCGGTGCCTGCCACGTGACCGCCCAGGTCGAGAGTGTCGCGGTCGCGCTGTCCACGCACCTGCGCGACCGGGCGCACGACGACATCGCGATCCTCGCGGTGCAGTCGATCGGCGAGCGGTGA
- the gatC gene encoding Asp-tRNA(Asn)/Glu-tRNA(Gln) amidotransferase subunit GatC has translation MPDISRDEVSHLADLARIDLSAEELDHLAPQLAVILESIASISEVAADDVPPTSHALPLTNVFREDVARPGLTAEQALSGAPEVEQQRFSVPRILEDEA, from the coding sequence ATGCCTGACATCAGCCGCGACGAGGTCTCGCACCTCGCCGATCTGGCGCGTATCGACCTGTCCGCCGAGGAGCTCGACCACCTCGCCCCCCAGCTGGCCGTGATCCTGGAGTCCATCGCCTCGATCTCGGAGGTGGCCGCCGACGACGTCCCGCCGACGTCGCACGCGCTGCCCCTGACGAACGTCTTCCGCGAGGACGTGGCCCGGCCCGGGCTGACCGCCGAGCAGGCGCTCTCCGGCGCCCCCGAGGTCGAGCAGCAGCGGTTCAGCGTGCCGCGGATCCTGGAGGACGAGGCATGA
- the gatA gene encoding Asp-tRNA(Asn)/Glu-tRNA(Gln) amidotransferase subunit GatA: protein MSDLTRRTAAELADALAAGETTSVELTQAHLDRIAAVDGAVHAFLHVDPEGALAAARAADERRASGSVASALDGVPIAVKDVLATEGLPTTCGSRILEGWVPPYDATVVARLRAAGLPILGKTNMDEFAMGSSTEHSAYGPTHNPWDLDRIPGGSGGGSAAAVAAFEAPLALGTDTGGSIRQPGAVTGTVGVKPTYGGVSRYGLVALANSLDQAGPVTRTVLDAALLHEVIGGHDPRDSTSIDQPLPKVVEAARQGASGDMQGVRLGVIKELRGEGYQAGVQQRFDEAVQLLVDAGAEVVEVSCPSFVHALAAYYLILPAEASSNLAKFDAMRYGLRVLPEGVDSPSAEDVMRATRDRGFGDEVKRRIIIGTYALSSGYYDAYYGQAQKVRTLISRDFEAAFGSADVLLSPTAPTTAFKLGEKLDDPVAMYLNDLATIPANLAGVPGISVPSGLADEDGLPTGVQVLAPAMADDRVYRVGAALETLLHAKWGGPLLDRAPTLEEVSA, encoded by the coding sequence ATGAGCGACCTGACCCGCCGCACCGCCGCCGAGCTCGCCGACGCGCTCGCCGCCGGCGAGACCACCTCGGTGGAGCTCACCCAGGCCCACCTCGACCGGATCGCCGCCGTCGACGGGGCCGTGCACGCGTTCCTGCACGTCGACCCCGAGGGGGCGCTGGCCGCGGCCCGCGCCGCCGACGAGCGCCGGGCGTCCGGTTCGGTCGCCTCCGCGCTGGACGGCGTCCCGATCGCGGTCAAGGACGTCCTGGCCACCGAGGGCCTGCCCACGACCTGCGGCTCACGGATCCTCGAGGGCTGGGTGCCGCCGTACGACGCCACCGTGGTCGCCCGGCTGCGCGCAGCCGGCCTGCCGATCCTCGGCAAGACCAACATGGACGAGTTCGCGATGGGCTCCTCCACCGAGCACTCGGCCTACGGCCCCACCCACAACCCGTGGGACCTCGACCGGATCCCCGGGGGCTCGGGCGGTGGCTCGGCCGCCGCGGTGGCCGCCTTCGAAGCGCCGCTCGCGCTCGGCACGGACACCGGCGGCTCGATCCGGCAGCCCGGCGCGGTCACCGGCACCGTCGGGGTGAAGCCGACCTACGGCGGGGTCTCGCGCTACGGCCTCGTCGCGCTCGCCAACTCCCTGGACCAGGCCGGCCCGGTCACCCGGACGGTCCTCGACGCGGCGCTGCTGCACGAGGTCATCGGCGGCCACGACCCCAGGGACTCCACCTCCATCGACCAGCCGCTCCCCAAGGTGGTCGAGGCCGCCCGGCAGGGCGCCAGCGGCGACATGCAGGGCGTGCGGCTCGGCGTGATCAAGGAGCTGCGCGGCGAGGGCTACCAGGCCGGCGTCCAGCAGCGCTTCGACGAGGCCGTGCAGCTACTCGTGGACGCCGGGGCCGAGGTCGTCGAGGTGTCCTGCCCGTCGTTCGTGCACGCCCTGGCCGCCTACTACCTGATCCTGCCGGCCGAGGCGTCCTCGAACCTCGCGAAGTTCGACGCGATGCGCTACGGCCTGCGGGTGCTGCCCGAGGGCGTCGACTCGCCGAGCGCCGAGGACGTGATGCGCGCCACCCGGGACCGCGGCTTCGGCGACGAGGTCAAGCGCCGGATCATCATCGGCACCTACGCCCTGTCCAGCGGCTACTACGACGCCTACTACGGGCAGGCCCAGAAGGTCCGCACGCTGATCAGCCGGGACTTCGAGGCGGCCTTCGGGTCGGCCGACGTGCTGCTCTCCCCGACGGCGCCGACGACCGCGTTCAAGCTGGGCGAGAAGCTCGACGACCCGGTGGCGATGTACCTCAACGACCTCGCCACCATCCCGGCGAACCTGGCCGGCGTCCCCGGCATCTCGGTGCCGAGCGGGCTCGCCGACGAGGACGGCCTGCCGACCGGCGTACAGGTGCTCGCCCCGGCGATGGCCGACGACCGGGTCTACCGGGTCGGTGCGGCCCTGGAGACCCTGCTGCACGCGAAGTGGGGCGGCCCGCTGCTCGACCGTGCCCCGACCCTCGAGGAAGTGTCTGCATGA